One Fusarium poae strain DAOMC 252244 chromosome 4, whole genome shotgun sequence DNA window includes the following coding sequences:
- a CDS encoding hypothetical protein (TransMembrane:12 (i44-60o94-113i125-142o154-172i184-204o216-237i308-326o346-363i372-394o406-432i444-462o474-493i)~BUSCO:10908at5125), translating to MAPSFMTVYFDDQNPNSEKGKEAGARRSLAGLDYSPLPRVTGRSFLLATFVSMGGLLFGYDTGQISGFLEMPDFLDRFAQTNSDGDKAFSTVRSGLIVALLSIGTLIGALVAAPISDRIGRKYSISGWTWIIAIGFIIQISSNRDWVQIMMGRWVAGLGVGALSLLVPMFQAETAPPWIRGAMVCCYQLFITMGIFLAACFNYGTVTHQRDNSASWRIVIGLGWVFTLILGIGILFLPDTPRFDYRKGKVDRARDTLCKVYGATPNHWAIHTQMEEIESKLRAESQIKGNPVKEFVQMFKAPRMAYRIFLGMALQMFQQLTGANYFFYYGTTIFASVSIDSYKTQIILNTINFLVTFIGLYIVEHFGRRKSLIAGSTWMFICFLIFASVGHFSLDREDPSTTQGAGVAMIVFACLFILGFATTWGPMIWTIMAEIFPSRYRAKGMALATASNWLWNFLLAFFTPFITKDIDFRYGYVFAGCNLLGGLIVYFFVIEGQGRTLEEIDTMYLEKVNPIKSAKWVPPPPEEMSRIRKQAGTDIETAAHGGSSDDETLARRSGVTDGGHGHRKEENAGATHRE from the exons ATGGCGCCATCTTTCATGACTGTTTACTTCGATGACCAGAATCCCAACTCAGAAAAGGGCAAGGAAGCTGGTGCTCGTCGGTCCCTAGCTGGACTCGACTATTCCCCCTTGCCTCGTGTTACAGGAAGATCCTTTCTTCTTGCGACCTTTGTCTCTATGGGTGGTCTCCT TTTCGGCTATGACACTGGCCAAATCTCTGGCTTCCTTGAGATGCCCGACTTTCTCGACCGCTTTGCTCAAACCAACAGCGATGGAGACAAGGCATTTAGTACCGTACGCTCAGGTCTAATCGTCGCTCTTCTTTCCATCGGTACCCTCATCGGCGCTCTCGTCGCTGCGCCTATATCCGATCGCATCGGTCGCAAGTACAGTATTTCTGGCTGGACCTGGATCATCGCTATTGGATTCATCATTCAGATCTCCTCCAACAGAGATTGGGTCCAGATTATGATGGGTAGATGGGTCGCTGGATTGGGAGTTGGCGCTCTGTCGCTTTTGGTGCCCATGTTCCAGGCCGAGACTGCTCCTCCATGGATCCGAGGTGCCATGGTTTGTTGTTACCAGTTGTTCATC ACAATGGGTATCTTCCTAGCCGCATGCTTCAACTACGGAACAGTCACTCACCAGCGCGACAACTCAGCAAGCTGGCGCATCGTCATCGGCCTCGGCTGGGTCTTCACCCTCATCTTGGGTATCGGAATTCTTTTCCTCCCCGACACACCTCGATTCGACTACCGCAAGGGCAAAGTCGACCGCGCTCGCGACACCCTCTGCAAAGTCTACGGCGCTACACCGAACCATTGGGCAATCCACACCCAGATGGAAGAGATCGAGTCCAAGCTACGCGCAGAAAGCCAGATCAAGGGAAACCCCGTCAAAGAGTTTGTCCAGATGTTCAAGGCTCCTCGCATGGCGTACCGTATCTTTCTCGGCATGGCGCTCCAGATGTTCCAGCAGCTTACCGGTGCCAACTACTTCTTCTACTACGGTACTACCATCTTTGCCTCTGTGTCCATTGACAGCTACAAGACACAAATCattctcaacaccatcaacttCCTAGTCACCTTCATCGGTCTATACATTGTCGAGCACTTTGGTCGTCGCAAGTCTCTTATCGCCGGAAGTACTTGGATGTTTATTTGTTTCCTCATTTTTGCCTCGGTTGGCCATTTCTCTCTCGATCGCGAAGATCCTTCCACTACCCAGGGCGCAGGTGTTGCCATGATTGTCTTTGCGTGTCTCTTCATTCTTGGTTTTGCGACGACTTGGGGGCCTATGATTTGGACCATCATGGCTGAGATCTTCCCTTCGCGCTACCGAGCAAAGGGCATGGCTCTAGCGACCGCCAGCAACTGGCTTTGGAATTTCCTTCTCGCATTCTTCACGCCCTTCATCACAAAAGATATTGACTTCCGCTATGGGTACGTCTTTGCGGGATGTAATCTTCTCGGCGGTCTTATTGTCTACTTTTTCGTCATTGAGGGCCAGGGTCGCACGCTTGAGGAGATTGATACTATGTATCTCGAAAAGGTGAACCCCATCAAGAGTGCCAAGTGGGTGCCGCCTCCTCCCGAGGAGATGTCGAGGATTCGAAAGCAGGCTGGTACAGATATTGAGACTGCTGCCCATGGCGGTTCAAGTGATGATGAGACTCTGGCACGTCGTTCGGGTGTGACTGATGGCGGTCACGGACACAGGAAGGAGGAGAATGCTGGAGCTACTCATCGCGAGTAG
- a CDS encoding hypothetical protein (TransMembrane:11 (o66-84i96-114o120-137i158-176o188-208i289-307o319-340i347-368o380-400i421-438o444-465i)): protein MVHVDNEEGIPHYWGKTGKGLQRLITIVATTDFLLFGYDQGVMSGIISAPAFTEDFPQVLDETYEGFVVSIYAVGCFLGALFILNFGDRLGRRNSIFLGAIVMIVGVVIQIAAVPPGGGATAQFIIGRAITGIGNGINTSTIPTYQAECSESHNRGKLICIEGGNVAIGTLIAYWIDYGCTYGPHAFVWRFPIAFQCVFATIVLVMMIKLPESPRWLLTHHRREEAETILAGLNGTRRDSPEVVAQIETIEKAIAATGNKGGKTPFSALFTGGKTQHFRRLILGASSQMMQQLSGCNAVIYYFPILFQKSIGTDHNMALLLGGVNMIIYSIFATTSWFAVERVGRRKLFLIGTVGQCASMILSFGALIPGTASASKGAAVGLFTYIAFFGATWLPLPWLYPAEINPLKTRAKANATSTVSNWLWNFFIVMITPVMIHGTGTNGWGTYAFFAAMNAIFFPIIYFFYPETSGRSLEEIDLIFAKGYTEKISYVTAAKQLPRMADHEVADKAREYGFGSDDEKAEASERENGVVV, encoded by the exons ATGGTTCACGTCGACAACGAAGAGGGGATCCCTCACTACTGGGGCAAGACTGGTAAGGGTCTGCAAAGACTCATTACCATTGTCGCTACCACtgactttcttcttttcggtTATG ATCAAGGTGTCATGTCCGGTATCATCTCCGCTCCCGCTTTCACAGAAGACTTTCCCCAGGTCCTCGACGAGACATACGAAGGTTTCGTTGTCTCCATCTACGCTGTCGGTTGCTTCCTCGGTGCTCTCTTCATTCTCAACTTTGGTGACCGCCTCGGTCGTCGCAACTCCATCTTCCTCGGTGCTATTGTCATGATCGTCGGTGTTGTTATCCAGATCGCTGCTGTTCCTCCCGGTGGTGGCGCCACAGCCCAATTCATTATCGGTAGAGCAATCACTGGTATTGGAAACGGTATCAACACATCTACTATCCCTACCTACCAGGCCGAGTGCAGTGAGTCTCACAACCGTGGAAAGCTCATCTGCATTGAGGGTGGTAACGTCGCCATCGGAACGTTGATCGCTTACTGGATCGACTATGGCTGTACCTACGGTCCTCACGCCTTCGTCTGGCGATTCCCTATCGCTTTCCAGTGTGTCTTTGCTACCATCGTGCTCGTCATGATGATCAAGCTTCCCGAGTCTCCTCGATGGCTCCTCACACACCATCGTCGCGAAGAGGCTGAGACTATCCTTGCTGGTCTCAACGGTACACGCCGCGACTCCCCCGAGGTTGTCGCCCAAATCGAGACCATTGAGAAGGCCATTGCTGCTACTGGTAACAAGGGCGGCAAGACCCCCTTCTCTGCTCTCTTCACTGGTGGAAAGACTCAGCACTTCCGTCGTCTCATTCTCGGTGCCTCTTCTCAGATGATGCAGCAGCTTTCCGGTTGCAACGCCGTCATCTACTACTTCCCTATTCTCTTCCAGAAGTCCATCGGTACCGACCACAACATGGCTCTCCTCCTCGGTGGTGTCAACATGATCATCTACTCCATCTTCGCCACTACTTCTTGGTTCGCCGTTGAGCGTGTTGGTCGCCGCAAGCTCTTCCTCATCGGTACCGTCGGACAGTGTGCCTCTATGATCCTTTCCTTCGGCGCTTTGATCCCCGGTACTGCCTCTGCTTCCAAGGGTGCCGCTGTCGGTCTCTTCACCTATATCGCTTTCTTCGGTGCTACCTGGCTGCCTCTCCCCTGGTTGTACCCCGCTGAGATCAACCCCCTCAAGACCCGCGCGAAGGCCAACGCTACCTCTACTGTCTCCAACTGGCTCTGGAATTTCTTCATTGTCATGATCACTCCCGTCATGATTCACGGAACCGGTACCAACGGTTGGGGAACCTACGCTTTCTTCGCCGCCATGaacgccatcttcttccccATCATCTACTTCTTCTACCCTGAGACCTCTGGCCGCTCTCTTGAGGAGATTGACCTTATCTTCGCCAAGGGTTACACTGAGAAGATTAGCTATGTCACCGCTGCCAAGCAGCTGCCTCGCATGGCTGACCACGAGGTTGCCGACAAGGCCCGCGAGTACGGCTTCGGCAGTGACGACGAGAAGGCTGAGGCCTCTGAGCGCGAGAACGGTGTTGTTGTTTAA
- a CDS encoding hypothetical protein (TransMembrane:12 (i38-60o80-104i116-133o153-170i182-203o215-234i299-322o334-353i365-385o391-412i433-451o463-481i)) has translation MTLAGTKRSSSVHVEQALSRQDADAEKPWQALAKYPKVFLYAVLINIGPLLFGYDMVIIGAVSSLRQFKMDFGEPHGEKWVIPALWIALWNSFLQLGAGSGAISAGVCQDRLGRRATVFLGGLLGCIGAAVSFTSCMPDTMLNRRISFMMAKYVLGASCGLLMSSCQTWISETTPKHLRGVFLSFYGFNVCFGHLIAIAVVFGGSNGVTRDSYQIPFASQWAFGGWAMLVALVLPESPVWLASRDQIDKAQHSLQRLGVPDMLVQIMRTLEEERGQNALNEGFPSYRECFRNTDRRRTFLAMFLTSIQQCIGMSLIANAAYFLTMAGMSSRYSLMVNLIGISSTMVASMISWYTIPRFGRRRMILISHFLDNAAWLAMGIAGCFSTDAAKWMVGVGLVMVGFFNSFGVASAVPVLQSEVSSVRLRSKTSGIAFTWQSLSMWAFNFFTPYMYNTDQLNWGGKIGFFFFGLGSISFVVAWFAIPETKGRTFSEIDYLFETGVKHRMFHKTVIGSGEMGDDEVGKSKAF, from the exons ATGACCCTGGCTGGGACCAAACGTTCGTCTTCTGTCCATGTCGAGCAGGCTCTGTCACGACAAGACGCTGATGCAGAGAAGCCATGGCAGGCCCTTGCCAAATATCCCAAAGTATTTCTTTATGCTGTACTTATCAACATTGGCCCTCTTCTTTTCGGCTACGATATGGTCATTATTGGTGCTGTCTCATCTTTAAGACAGTTCAAGATGGACTTTGGTGAGCCTCACGGCGAGAAGTGGGTTATCCCAGCCCTTTGGATTGCACTCTGGAACAGTTTCCTTCAACTTGGTGCTGGTTCTGGCGCTATATCAGCGGGTGTTTGTCAGGATCGTCTTGGCAGACGAGCCACTGTGTTCTTGGGAGGTTTGCTTGGTTGTATTGGAGCGGCTGTGTCGTTCACCTCGTGCATGCCTGATACCATGCTTAACCGCCGCATCTCTTTCATGATGGCCAAGTATGTGTTAGGTGCCTCTTGTGGCCTTCTCATGTCATCTTGCCAGACATGGATTTCTGAGACAACTCCCAAACATCTTCGTGGTGTCTTTCTTAGTTTTTATGGCTTTAATGTG TGCTTCGGCCACTTGATCGCCATTGCGGTTGTCTTTGGTGGATCCAATGGTGTCACTCGCGACTCATACCAAATTCCGTTTGCTAGTCAATGGGCTTTTGGCGGTTGGGCTATGCTTGTCGCCCTGGTCCTACCAGAGAGCCCTGTCTGGCTCGCATCCCGAGATCAGATTGATAAGGCGCAGCATTCTCTCCAGAGACTCGGCGTTCCCGATATGCTTGTACAGATAATGCGGACTCTGGAAGAAGAGCGTGGTCAGAATGCCCTGAATGAAGGCTTCCCTTCCTACCGCGAGTGCTTCCGCAACACTGACCGTCGTCGCACGTTTCTTGCCATGTTCCTCACAAGTATTCAACAGTGTATCGGCATGTCTCTCATCGCCAACGCTGCCTACTTCCTCACAATGGCTGGCATGTCTTCACGCTACTCTCTTATGGTCAACTTGATTGGAATCTCTTCAACCATGGTCGCAAGCATGATTTCATGGTACACAATCCCCCGTTTCGGTCGTAGGAGGATGATTCTGATTAGTCACTTCCTCGACAATGCTGCCTGGTTGGCTATGGGTATTGCCGGTTGTTTCTCGACTGATGCTGCAAAATG GATGGTTGGTGTAGGTCTTGTCATGGTTGGCTTCTTTAACAGTTTCGGAGTCGCCAGCGCTGTACCAGTGCTGCAATCCGAAGTCTCATCTGTCAGGCTACGTTCCAAGACGTCCGGTATTGCATTTACCTGGCAGTCACTCAGCATGTGGGCTTTCAACTTTTTTACTCCGTACATGTACAACACAGATCAGCTGAACTGGGGAGGCAAGATTggattcttcttcttcgggCTAGGATCTATATCCTTCGTCGTAGCGTGGTTTGCTATTCCCGAGACAAAGGGCAGGACCTTTTCGGAAATCGACTACCTCTTTGAGACCGGTGTTAAGCATCGCATGTTCCATAAGACGGTCATTGGAAGCGGTGAGATGggagatgatgaagttggGAAGTCTAAAGCATTTTAG
- a CDS encoding hypothetical protein (CAZy:GH2), which yields MLRPQANRARDLVSLDGIWNFALAKSHDIEGEQAWKQRISPELQVPVPASYNDIFADETIRDHVGWVYYQRQVVIPRGWVAPQRLFLRVDAATHHGRVYVNDKFVVEHIGGYTPFEIELTGLVEPGSEFRLTIAVNNQLTWETIPPGRIEVQSDGSRKQSYQHDFFNYAGLARSVWLYSVPEVFISDISVVTDLLEDGTGVVDFDIHTSGELQAGLSWRILLDDEDDTTVCRANESRGKLEVKNAKYWAPGAAYLYQLRAQLIRGDQDEILDSYNLSVGIRSVEVRDGRFLINRKPFYFTGFGKHEDGPVRGRGYDASYMIHDYRLMKWIGANSFRTSHYPYAEEVLEYADRHGVVVINETAAVGLNLNIVSGMFGNKQLATFSPETMSSKTQASHEQAIRELISRDKNHPCVVMWMLANEPGASEQGSREYFEPLVTLARSLDRQQRPMCYSHMIHSKPDTDRIADLFDVVCMNRYYGWYTQTGNLKAAEVALEAELRSWQEAYASKPIIMTEYGTDTVAGLHTVCDVPWSEEYQVRFLDMYHQVFDRIDNIVGEHVWNFADFQTSAMIIRVDGNKKGIFTRDRRPKSAAHALRARWTGPVGGRKIQATDSQG from the coding sequence aTGTTACGACCACAAGCCAACAGAGCTCGCGACCTCGTATCGCTAGATGGTATTTGGAATTTTGCACTCGCCAAATCTCACGACATTGAAGGCGAGCAAGCATGGAAGCAGCGAATTTCACCAGAGCTTCAAGTGCCTGTTCCCGCCAGTTACAACGACATATTTGCTGATGAAACCATTCGCGACCACGTCGGTTGGGTCTACTATCAACGTCAAGTAGTTATTCCTCGTGGCTGGGTTGCACCACAGCGTCTGTTTCTACGTGTAGATGCTGCGACCCATCACGGTAGAGTTTACGTCAACGACAAGTTTGTTGTTGAGCATATCGGCGGTTACACCCCGTTCGAGATTGAACTTACCGGGCTTGTCGAGCCAGGGTCAGAATTTCGTCTTACAATTGCTGTCAACAATCAACTCACCTGGGAGACGATACCTCCAGGTCGCATTGAGGTTCAAAGCGATGGATCACGGAAACAAAGCTACCAGCACGACTTTTTCAACTACGCTGGATTAGCCCGCTCTGTCTGGCTTTACTCAGTGCCAGAGGTCTTCATTAGTGACATCAGTGTTGTCACCGATCTGCTTGAAGATGGTACCGGCGTTGTTGACTTTGACATCCACACCTCTGGCGAACTGCAAGCTGGCTTAAGCTGGCGCATCCTGCTcgatgacgaagacgacaCAACTGTTTGCCGAGCCAATGAGTCCCGGGGAAAGCTCGAGGTTAAGAACGCTAAATATTGGGCACCTGGTGCTGCATACCTTTATCAGCTTCGGGCTCAACTCATACGCGGCGATCAAGACGAGATCCTCGATTCATACAACCTTTCCGTAGGCATCCGTTCAGTTGAGGTTAGAGATGGCCGCTTCCTCATCAATAGAAAACCCTTCTATTTTACCGGCTTCGGCAAACACGAGGACGGACCTGTTCGCGGACGTGGTTATGACGCATCTTATATGATACATGACTATCGTTTGATGAAGTGGATCGGTGCCAACTCATTCCGAACCTCGCACTATCCATATGCAGAGGAGGTTCTGGAGTATGCTGATAGGCATGGCGTGGTTGTTATCAACGAAACAGCCGCTGTCggtctcaacctcaacattGTGTCGGGCATGTTTGGCAATAAGCAACTTGCCACGTTCTCTCCAGAGACAATGAGTAGCAAGACTCAGGCTTCGCATGAACAGGCTATCCGCGAGCTTATCAGTCGAGATAAGAATCATCCTTGCGTTGTTATGTGGATGTTAGCAAATGAGCCTGGGGCTAGTGAACAGGGAAGCCGGGAATATTTTGAGCCTCTTGTCACATTGGCGCGATCCCTGGACCGTCAGCAAAGGCCAATGTGTTATTCCCACATGATTCACTCCAAGCCTGACACAGACCGTATCGCGGATTTGTTTGACGTAGTCTGTATGAACCGCTACTACGGATGGTATACACAGACAGGCAACCTCAAAGCCGCAGAAGTTGCCCTTGAAGCTGAGCTACGCAGTTGGCAAGAAGCCTATGCCTCTAAGCCCATAATCATGACCGAGTACGGCACAGACACAGTTGCAGGTTTACATACTGTTTGCGATGTTCCCTGGTCCGAGGAATATCAGGTTCGCTTCTTGGATATGTATCATCAGGTCTTTGACCGCATTGACAATATTGTTGGCGAGCACGTGTGGAACTTTGCTGATTTCCAGACATCAGCCATGATTATCAGGGTTGATGGAAACAAGAAGGGTATCTTTACTAGGGATCGTAGGCCCAAGAGCGCAGCCCATGCTCTCCGTGCTCGGTGGACTGGGCCAGTTGGAGGTCGTAAGATACAGGCGACCGACTCCCAAGGTTGA
- a CDS encoding hypothetical protein (MEROPS:MER0034664) — MGNHISYTASECEVHLPDNAGSLKGLQFDSKSRRFAGVPYAQPPTQNLRWRKPQPFPKNHIYGAPFDATQFGPVCPQANYSKNVSEHIPKHAYSEDCLRLNIWTPVPDPDVPNPKWPVMVWFHGGWFQVGDPSQEESMDPTELISTGKLQAIFVAVGYRLNVFGFLAGEALLEESGGAAVGNYGLWDQRLAMDWVYDNISAFGGDPGNIILAGRSAGAYSVLAQTLYDFRGTDSQSHFTRMIMYSNAIPTQPKSVQDCEEQFDELCEYFDISKDLAGSEKLECLRNITSDDLSSAIMELKNHTFRPVTDNLFIHSGIFDYYRDGSFAREFKKRDLKLLIGEVLDEDTLYAATNPPKPDVSSLRVQISNYYPPHVTDRLLKHYTIPQTKDKEAWQKIFGRIVADGQVRAPSRYLVDNLVRNGVGIKNVWRYLIAYRLSFINNNVAPASFGVSHAMDRPIWNYSISHNPTPEERQLMDEWIADLRAFVNDEDGFDYGTSEATEYKVMQPQGTIGIETDGRWEELLQVMDIFSA; from the exons ATGGGCAATCATATCTCATACACCGCCTCTGAATGCGAGGTTCATCTTCCTGATAATGCTGGTTCTCTCAAAGGTCTTCAGTTCGATTCCAAGTCTCGCAGATTCGCGGGTGTTCCTTACGCTCAACCACCAACACAAAATCTACGATGGCGCAAACCGCAGCCTTTTCCCAAAAATCACATCTACGGTGCTCCGTTTGACGCGACACAATTTGGTCCAGTTTGCCCTCAGGCGAATTACTCCAAAAATGTCAGCGAGCACATTCCCAAGCATGCATACAGCGAGGATTGTCTAAGACTCAACATCTGGACACCTGTACCTGATCCGGATGTCCCAAACCCAAAATGGCCCGTCATGGTCTGGTTCCATGGAGGCTGGTTCCAGGTCGGCGATCCTAGCCAAGAAGAAAGCATGGATCCCACTGAGCTCATCTCGACTGGTAAACTACAGGCTATCTTTGTAGCCGTGGGATACAGACTAAACGTCTTTGGCTTCCTCGCTGGTGAAGCTCTGCTTGAGGAGTCAGGAGGCGCAGCCGTAGGAAACTATGGACTATGGGATCAGCGTCTTGCTATGGATTGGGTGTACGACAACATCTCAGCTTTTGGAGGTGATCCGGGAAATATCATCCTAGCTGGTCGAAGCGCGGGAGCGTATTCAGTCCTTGCCCAGACTCTTTACGACTTCAGAGGCACAGATTCTCAAAGCCACTTCACGCGGATGATCATGTACTCAAATGCCATCCCAACACAGCCCAAGAGTGTTCAAGACTGCGAAGAGCAGTTCGATGAGCTCTGCGAGTACTTTGACATATCCAAAGATCTGGCAGGGTCAGAGAAGCTAGAGTGTTTGCGAAACATCACTTCGGATGATCTCTCTTCAGCCATCATGGAGTTGAAGAACCATACATTCCGTCCAGTCACTGACAATCTCTTTATCCACTCTGGAATCTTTGACTATTATCGCGATGGTTCGTTTGCGCGTGAATTCAAAAAACGCGACTTGAAGTTGCTGATAGGCGAGGTTCTTGACGAAGACACACTCTACGCCGCCACAAACCCCCCAAAACCCGATGTTTCTTCGTTGCGTGTTCAAATATCGAACTACTATCCCCCGCACGTTACAGATCGTCTTCTCAAGCATTACACAATACCTCAGACTAAGGACAAGGAGGCTTGGCAGAAAATCTTTGGACGTATCGTTGCAGACGGTCAGGTCAGAGCGCCATCACGATATCTAGTTGACAATCTTGTACGGAATGGCGTGGGCATAAAGAATGTCTGGAGATATCTCATTGCGTACCGATTGTCATTTATAAACAACAATGTCGCGCCAGCGTCGTTCGGTGTAAGCCATGCGATGGACCGTCCCATCTGGAA TTACTCCATTTCTCACAATCCCACACCAGAAGAAAGGCAACTCATGGATGAGTGGATCGCTGATCTACGCGCGTTTGTCAATGACGAGGATGGATTTGACTACGGCACTTCAGAAGCTACAGAGTATAAAGTGATGCAGCCACAAGGGACAATTGGGATCGAGACGGATGGACGATGGGAAGAACTTTTGCAGGTCATGGACATCTTTTCCGCTTGA